The Streptomonospora litoralis genome window below encodes:
- the prfA gene encoding peptide chain release factor 1: MKLDDLLGEYYELEQQLADPAVHADAAQARALGKRYSQLTPIITAYRELMQVESDIETAKELAAEDPAFAEEARQLDGSREELTERLHYLLIPRDPSDEKNIIMEVKAGEGGEESALFAGDLVRMYLRYAERQGWKTEVINSTESDLGGYKDITIAFKNKGTPEAGQGVWPQLKFEGGVHRVQRVPVTESQGRIHTSAAGVLVVPEAEEVEVEIHDNDLRIDVFRSSGPGGQSVNTTDSAVRITHQPSGIVVSCQNEKSQLQNKEQAMRILRARLYAEAQASIDAEAQAERKSQVRTVDRSERVRTYNFPENRISDHRVGYKAYNLDQVLDGDLGNVLQALIDADTKERLEQAES, translated from the coding sequence GTGAAGCTGGACGACCTTCTGGGCGAGTACTACGAGCTGGAGCAGCAGCTCGCGGACCCCGCCGTGCACGCCGACGCGGCGCAGGCGCGCGCCCTGGGCAAGCGGTACTCCCAGCTCACGCCGATCATCACCGCCTACCGCGAGCTGATGCAGGTCGAGTCCGACATCGAGACGGCCAAGGAACTGGCCGCCGAGGACCCCGCCTTCGCCGAAGAGGCCAGGCAGCTCGACGGCAGCCGCGAAGAGCTGACCGAGCGGCTGCACTACCTGCTCATCCCGCGCGACCCCTCCGACGAGAAGAACATCATCATGGAGGTCAAGGCCGGTGAGGGCGGCGAGGAGTCCGCGCTGTTCGCCGGGGACTTGGTGCGGATGTACCTGCGCTACGCGGAACGGCAGGGCTGGAAGACCGAGGTCATCAACTCCACCGAGTCCGACCTGGGTGGCTACAAGGACATCACCATCGCCTTCAAGAACAAGGGCACGCCGGAGGCCGGCCAGGGCGTTTGGCCCCAGCTCAAGTTCGAGGGCGGGGTGCACCGCGTGCAGCGCGTTCCGGTCACCGAGTCCCAGGGCCGCATCCACACCTCCGCGGCCGGCGTCCTCGTCGTGCCCGAAGCCGAGGAGGTCGAGGTCGAGATCCACGACAACGATCTGCGTATCGACGTCTTCCGTTCTTCGGGGCCGGGCGGGCAGAGTGTCAACACCACCGACTCCGCTGTGCGCATCACCCACCAGCCCAGCGGAATCGTGGTCTCCTGCCAGAACGAAAAGAGCCAGCTGCAGAACAAGGAGCAGGCGATGCGCATCCTGCGCGCACGGCTCTACGCGGAGGCCCAGGCCAGCATCGACGCGGAGGCGCAGGCCGAACGCAAGAGCCAGGTGCGCACGGTCGACCGCTCCGAGCGCGTCCGGACCTACAATTTCCCGGAGAACCGCATCTCCGATCACCGTGTCGGCTACAAGGCCTACAACCTCGACCAGGTCCTCGACGGCGACCTGGGCAACGTCCTCCAGGCGCTCATCGACGCCGACACTAAGGAAAGGCTGGAGCAGGCCGAGTCATGA
- a CDS encoding F0F1 ATP synthase subunit delta: MRGISRASLEAVTERLGTVLESADTAALGRELFEVVALLEQEHTLRRWLADPANSAEAKSGLVGELLESRVSPSTLMVVGDVVQARWSRQRDLVDAIERAAVFSTIARAESEQRLGELEDELFRFSRVLAGESELRAALTDESVSAERRSGIVEALLAGKADPATTTLVTQLVTHPRGRRLEDGLEYYGQLVAERAQRYVALVRTAVALSENQQERLRTSLARAYGRPIHLNIEVDPSVVGGMSIRVGDEVIDGTIAGRLNEVRRRLAG; encoded by the coding sequence ATGCGGGGCATCAGCCGCGCCTCCCTGGAGGCGGTCACCGAACGGCTCGGCACCGTGCTGGAGTCGGCCGACACCGCCGCACTGGGCCGCGAGCTCTTCGAGGTCGTCGCGCTGCTGGAGCAGGAGCACACCCTGCGCCGGTGGCTGGCCGACCCGGCCAACTCCGCCGAGGCCAAGTCCGGACTCGTCGGCGAGCTGCTGGAGTCCAGGGTGTCGCCCTCCACCCTCATGGTGGTCGGCGACGTCGTCCAGGCCCGGTGGTCGAGGCAGCGCGACCTGGTCGACGCGATCGAACGGGCGGCCGTCTTCTCGACGATCGCCCGGGCCGAGAGCGAGCAGCGGCTCGGCGAGCTGGAGGACGAGCTCTTCCGGTTCAGCCGGGTCCTCGCGGGCGAGTCCGAGCTGCGCGCGGCGCTGACCGACGAGTCCGTCTCCGCCGAGCGCCGCAGCGGCATCGTCGAGGCACTGCTGGCGGGCAAGGCCGACCCGGCCACGACCACCCTGGTCACCCAGCTCGTCACGCATCCGCGGGGACGTAGGCTGGAAGACGGCCTGGAGTACTACGGGCAGCTGGTCGCCGAGCGTGCCCAGCGCTACGTCGCGCTGGTGCGCACGGCGGTCGCGCTGAGCGAGAACCAGCAGGAGCGCCTGCGCACCAGTCTCGCCCGGGCCTACGGGCGGCCGATCCACCTGAACATCGAAGTCGACCCCTCGGTGGTGGGCGGTATGTCCATCCGGGTGGGCGACGAGGTCATCGACGGCACCATCGCCGGGCGCCTCAACGAGGTCCGGCGCCGTCTGGCCGGCTGA
- the rho gene encoding transcription termination factor Rho yields MSDTTELHTDAAVSKQQETTASDADVGDAATSSRKSTPSRSRSRSGGTGLSALKLTELQRLASSLGITGTGRMRKNDIIAAIEAKQGGPVSAPQSEGGAKQEGGAKQAADRSAKEKETEAKETGKTAEPEQNASGAPASDTAESGGRDTESGQGDRSEKPARARRSSRKRGEDSADQNRPSDGNDPSTPASSVTKTSNSQKTDSQDGQSGQSGQSSGQSGQSGQSGQGGGRDRQRNRRNRGNRDDSGGDNKPQNQDGGQQQSGGNRGGGGGGGADDDFGGGRRRGRRRDRRDRRRDRPDSEPVVNDDDVLLPVAGILDVLDNYAFVRTTGYLPGANDVYVSLAQVRKNSLRKGDAITGAVRQPREGERREKFNALVRLDTINGMTPEQARSRPEFTKLVPLYPQDRLRLETEPGIMTTRIIDLVAPIGKGQRGLIVSPPKAGKTMVLQSIANAITENNPETHLMVVLVDERPEEVTDMQRTVKGEVIHSTFDRPAEDHTTVAELAIDRAKRLVEMGLDVVVLLDSITRLGRAYNLAAPASGRILSGGVDSTALYPPKRFFGAARNIENGGSLTILATALVETGSRMDEVIFEEFKGTGNMELKLNRSLSDKRIFPAVDVVSSSTRKEEILMSGEELNIIWKLRRVLHALDIQQALELLLERMKDTKSNTEFLLQVQKTTVGGNND; encoded by the coding sequence GTGAGCGACACCACCGAACTCCACACGGACGCGGCGGTCAGCAAGCAGCAGGAGACGACCGCGTCCGATGCGGACGTCGGCGACGCCGCGACCTCGTCCAGAAAGAGCACGCCGTCCCGGTCCCGTAGCCGTTCCGGCGGCACCGGTCTGTCGGCGCTGAAGCTGACCGAACTGCAGCGGCTGGCGTCGAGTCTCGGTATCACGGGCACTGGGCGGATGCGCAAGAACGACATCATCGCCGCCATCGAGGCCAAGCAGGGCGGGCCCGTCTCCGCGCCGCAGTCGGAGGGCGGTGCCAAGCAGGAGGGCGGTGCCAAGCAGGCCGCGGACCGGTCGGCCAAGGAGAAGGAGACCGAGGCCAAGGAGACCGGGAAGACCGCGGAGCCTGAGCAGAACGCCTCCGGCGCTCCGGCGTCGGACACGGCCGAGTCGGGCGGACGCGACACGGAATCGGGACAGGGCGACCGCTCCGAGAAGCCGGCCCGCGCCCGGCGGTCGTCGCGCAAGCGGGGCGAGGACTCCGCAGACCAGAACCGGCCCTCGGACGGAAACGACCCCTCTACCCCCGCGAGCAGCGTGACGAAGACATCCAACTCCCAGAAGACCGACTCCCAGGACGGCCAGAGCGGCCAGTCGGGCCAGTCCTCCGGCCAGTCCGGCCAGTCCGGCCAGTCCGGGCAGGGCGGCGGCCGCGATCGCCAGCGCAACCGGCGCAACCGCGGCAACCGCGACGACTCCGGCGGCGACAACAAGCCGCAGAACCAGGACGGCGGCCAGCAGCAGAGCGGCGGCAACCGCGGCGGAGGCGGCGGTGGAGGCGCTGACGACGACTTCGGCGGCGGACGCCGCCGCGGACGCCGGCGCGACCGCCGGGACCGCCGCCGCGACCGCCCGGACAGCGAGCCCGTCGTCAACGACGACGACGTGCTGCTGCCCGTCGCCGGCATCCTCGACGTCCTGGACAACTACGCGTTCGTCCGCACCACCGGCTACCTGCCCGGCGCCAACGACGTCTACGTCTCGCTGGCGCAGGTGCGCAAGAACAGCCTGCGCAAGGGCGACGCGATCACCGGCGCCGTGCGCCAGCCGCGCGAGGGCGAGCGGCGCGAGAAGTTCAACGCGCTGGTCCGCCTCGACACCATCAACGGGATGACCCCGGAGCAGGCGCGCAGCCGCCCCGAGTTCACCAAGCTGGTGCCGCTCTACCCGCAGGACCGGCTGCGCCTGGAGACCGAGCCCGGCATCATGACCACGCGGATCATCGATCTCGTGGCGCCCATCGGCAAGGGCCAGCGCGGGCTCATCGTCTCGCCGCCCAAGGCCGGCAAGACCATGGTGCTGCAGTCGATCGCCAATGCGATCACCGAGAACAACCCGGAGACCCACCTGATGGTCGTGCTCGTCGACGAGCGGCCGGAAGAGGTCACCGACATGCAGCGCACGGTCAAGGGCGAGGTCATCCACTCGACCTTCGACCGGCCCGCCGAGGACCACACCACCGTGGCCGAGTTGGCCATCGACCGGGCCAAGCGCCTCGTCGAGATGGGCCTGGACGTCGTGGTGCTGCTCGACTCCATCACCCGGCTCGGGCGCGCCTACAACCTCGCCGCCCCGGCGAGCGGGCGCATCCTCTCCGGCGGTGTCGACTCCACCGCGCTCTACCCGCCCAAGCGGTTCTTCGGCGCGGCCCGCAACATCGAGAACGGCGGCTCGCTGACCATCCTCGCCACCGCACTGGTCGAGACCGGATCGCGGATGGACGAGGTGATCTTCGAGGAGTTCAAGGGCACCGGCAACATGGAGCTGAAGCTCAACCGGTCCCTCTCCGACAAGCGGATCTTCCCCGCCGTGGACGTGGTGTCCTCCAGCACGCGCAAGGAGGAGATCCTGATGTCGGGCGAGGAGCTCAACATCATCTGGAAGCTCCGCCGCGTGCTGCACGCCCTCGACATCCAGCAGGCCCTGGAGCTGCTGCTGGAGCGGATGAAGGACACCAAGAGCAACACCGAGTTCCTGCTGCAGGTGCAGAAGACCACCGTGGGCGGGAACAACGACTGA
- the rpmE gene encoding 50S ribosomal protein L31, with the protein MKADIHPEYVVTHVTCTCGNTFTTRSTAESGEIRADICSACHPFYTGKQKILDTGGRVARFEKRFGKQRATK; encoded by the coding sequence GTGAAAGCCGACATCCACCCCGAGTACGTCGTCACCCATGTGACCTGCACCTGCGGGAACACCTTCACCACCCGCAGCACCGCCGAGTCGGGCGAGATCCGGGCCGACATCTGCTCCGCCTGCCACCCGTTCTACACCGGCAAGCAGAAGATCCTGGACACCGGCGGCCGGGTCGCCCGCTTCGAGAAGCGCTTCGGCAAGCAGCGCGCCACCAAGTAG
- a CDS encoding L-threonylcarbamoyladenylate synthase, which produces MSRSYDCADVQGRSDGIADAASTVRRGELVVLPTDTVYGIGADAFSPGAVSALLDAKGRGRDMPPPVLVGSMRAAQALIEDLGNYGQDLIEEFWPGPLTIVCAAAPSLSWDLGDTKGTVAVRMPMDPVALELLKEVGPMAVSSANLSGHPAATTADEAQKQLEDSVAVYLDGGPRDDDTPSTIVDLTYAVPRVLRDGAVSVQRLRAVCGTVIGVPKRRSAAVEDSGEEQQDEAAPAASPGEAEVGEAAEGRGGAAERPDSPSGAASAPTGETAAETAAESAASTKEADSGPADNPTDESGRGTSS; this is translated from the coding sequence GTGAGCCGCAGTTACGACTGCGCTGACGTGCAGGGGCGCAGCGACGGCATCGCCGACGCGGCGTCGACCGTGCGCCGGGGCGAGCTGGTGGTGCTGCCCACCGACACCGTCTACGGTATCGGCGCCGACGCGTTCAGCCCGGGTGCCGTCTCGGCGCTGCTCGACGCCAAGGGCCGCGGCCGCGACATGCCGCCGCCGGTCCTCGTGGGGTCGATGCGCGCCGCACAGGCCCTCATCGAGGACCTGGGCAACTACGGCCAGGACCTGATCGAGGAGTTCTGGCCGGGGCCGCTGACCATCGTGTGTGCGGCCGCTCCGAGCCTGTCCTGGGACCTCGGCGACACCAAGGGGACGGTCGCGGTGCGCATGCCGATGGATCCGGTCGCCCTGGAGTTGCTGAAGGAGGTCGGCCCGATGGCGGTCAGCAGCGCGAACCTTTCGGGGCACCCGGCGGCCACGACGGCCGACGAGGCGCAGAAGCAGCTGGAGGACAGCGTCGCGGTCTACCTCGACGGCGGGCCCCGCGACGACGACACGCCCTCCACCATCGTGGATCTCACCTACGCCGTGCCGCGCGTGCTGCGCGACGGCGCCGTCTCGGTGCAGCGTCTGCGCGCGGTCTGCGGCACGGTCATCGGCGTGCCCAAGCGCCGCTCAGCGGCCGTGGAGGACAGCGGCGAGGAACAGCAGGACGAGGCCGCCCCCGCCGCGAGTCCGGGAGAAGCCGAAGTAGGGGAGGCGGCTGAGGGCCGCGGGGGCGCGGCTGAGCGTCCGGACAGCCCGTCGGGAGCCGCATCCGCGCCAACCGGTGAGACCGCCGCCGAGACCGCCGCCGAGTCGGCGGCGTCGACCAAGGAGGCCGACTCCGGGCCAGCGGACAACCCGACCGACGAATCCGGCCGGGGAACCTCCTCCTGA
- a CDS encoding MraY family glycosyltransferase: MREYALTFVIAVAVTYLLTPFVRRAAIATGAVPPVRDRDVHSEPIPRMGGIAIYGGFAAALLISYRLPHLQDVFVYNTWRGLLLAGGLIIVIGIIDDRWGMGPIPKLAGQTAAAGILVWSGVQMLWLPLPGTQLSLGPWLGALVSVLMIVVTINAVNFADGLDGLAAGIVAISAFAFFAYYYVAAVDQGFERQSYPAMIAIILAGVCIGFLLHNFNPARVFMGDTGSMLIGLMLTSITITVTGQFYPDGRTSVHGIALFLPVFLPLLVIALPLADLVLAVVRRTMAGKSPFAPDKKHLHHRLLELGHSHARAVLLMYLWAAIIAFAAVSLSVFDTPFVVLTVTMLVAACAVGLITLPRLRRRSAARARASAARAKAGDREPNSPPSAASSSGSAE; encoded by the coding sequence GTGCGTGAGTATGCGCTCACCTTCGTCATCGCCGTGGCGGTCACCTACCTGCTGACCCCCTTCGTGCGGCGAGCGGCGATCGCCACGGGTGCCGTGCCTCCGGTTCGCGATCGCGACGTGCACTCCGAACCGATCCCGCGCATGGGCGGGATCGCCATCTACGGCGGCTTCGCCGCGGCGCTGCTGATCTCCTACCGGCTGCCGCACCTGCAGGACGTCTTCGTCTACAACACCTGGCGGGGCCTGCTCCTGGCGGGCGGGCTGATCATCGTCATCGGCATCATCGACGACCGGTGGGGCATGGGTCCCATCCCCAAGCTCGCCGGCCAGACCGCCGCGGCGGGCATCCTGGTGTGGTCGGGCGTGCAGATGCTGTGGCTGCCGCTGCCGGGTACCCAGTTGTCGCTGGGGCCGTGGCTGGGCGCACTGGTGTCGGTGTTGATGATCGTGGTGACCATCAACGCGGTGAACTTCGCCGACGGCCTCGACGGCCTCGCCGCGGGGATCGTGGCCATCTCCGCGTTCGCGTTCTTCGCCTACTACTACGTGGCGGCCGTCGACCAGGGGTTCGAGCGGCAGTCCTATCCGGCGATGATCGCGATCATCCTGGCCGGGGTGTGCATCGGGTTCCTGCTGCACAACTTCAACCCCGCCCGTGTCTTCATGGGCGATACCGGATCGATGCTGATCGGACTCATGCTGACGTCCATCACCATCACGGTGACCGGCCAGTTCTACCCCGACGGCCGCACCAGCGTGCACGGCATCGCCCTGTTCTTGCCGGTGTTCCTGCCGCTGCTGGTCATCGCACTGCCGCTGGCCGATCTGGTGCTCGCGGTGGTGCGCCGCACCATGGCCGGCAAGTCGCCCTTCGCCCCCGACAAGAAGCACCTGCACCACCGGCTGCTGGAGCTGGGACACTCCCACGCCCGCGCGGTGCTGCTGATGTATTTGTGGGCGGCCATCATCGCCTTCGCCGCGGTTTCGCTGTCGGTCTTCGACACCCCGTTCGTGGTGCTGACCGTCACCATGCTGGTGGCGGCCTGCGCAGTGGGCCTTATCACCCTTCCGCGGCTGCGCCGCCGCAGCGCAGCCCGCGCCCGCGCCTCCGCCGCCCGCGCTAAGGCCGGTGACCGCGAGCCGAACTCCCCGCCTTCCGCAGCCTCGTCGTCGGGCTCCGCGGAGTAG
- the atpA gene encoding F0F1 ATP synthase subunit alpha, with translation MAELTIRPEEIRNALQRFVQSYEPDAAAREEIGTVTYTGDGIARIGGLPSAMANELLQFEDGTLGLAQNLEIGEIGAVVLGEFSQIEEGQSVRRTGQVLSVPVGDNYLGRVVDPLGNPIDGQGEIETTERRDLEVQAPSVMQRQPVGEPMQTGIKAIDSMTPIGRGQRQLIIGDRQTGKTAIGIDAIINQKSNWESGDPSKQVRCIYVAVGQKGTTIASVKGALEEAGAMDYTTIVAAPASDAAGFKYLAPYTGSAIGQHWMYDGKHVLVVFDDLTKQAEAYRAVSLLLRRPPGREAYPGDVFYLHSRLLERCAKLSDEMGAGSMTGLPIIETKASDVSAYIPTNVISITDGQVFLETDLFNQGQRPAINVGISVSRVGGSAQTKAMKNVTGSLRLGLAQYRELQAFAAFGSDLDAVSKAQLERGERLMELLKQGQYAPFPMEKEVVSIWAGTTGQIDDVPTEDVSRFEADFLDYISREHSKVLDNIRESGKFEEETEQALKDAIAEFKLTFQTSAGTVLGSEEETEALAESEVGQDTIKVAKSTGK, from the coding sequence ATGGCGGAGCTGACGATCCGGCCGGAGGAGATCCGGAACGCGCTGCAGCGCTTCGTCCAGTCGTACGAGCCCGACGCCGCCGCGCGCGAAGAGATCGGCACCGTCACCTACACCGGTGACGGGATCGCGCGCATCGGCGGCCTTCCCTCGGCGATGGCGAACGAGCTGCTGCAATTCGAAGACGGCACGCTGGGCCTGGCCCAGAACCTGGAGATCGGCGAGATCGGCGCGGTCGTCCTGGGCGAGTTCTCCCAGATCGAGGAGGGCCAGTCGGTGCGCCGGACCGGCCAGGTGCTCTCGGTGCCGGTGGGTGACAACTACCTCGGCCGGGTCGTGGACCCGCTGGGCAATCCGATCGACGGCCAGGGCGAGATCGAGACCACCGAGCGCCGCGACCTGGAAGTGCAGGCCCCCTCGGTCATGCAGCGCCAGCCGGTGGGCGAGCCGATGCAGACCGGTATCAAGGCCATCGACTCGATGACCCCCATCGGCCGCGGCCAGCGCCAGCTGATCATCGGCGACCGGCAGACCGGCAAGACCGCGATCGGCATCGACGCGATCATCAACCAGAAGAGCAACTGGGAATCCGGCGACCCCTCCAAGCAGGTCCGCTGCATCTACGTGGCCGTGGGCCAGAAGGGCACGACCATCGCCAGCGTGAAGGGCGCGCTGGAGGAGGCCGGTGCGATGGACTACACCACCATCGTGGCCGCCCCCGCGTCGGACGCCGCCGGCTTCAAGTACCTCGCCCCCTACACCGGCTCGGCCATCGGCCAGCACTGGATGTACGACGGCAAGCACGTGCTGGTGGTCTTCGACGACCTGACCAAGCAGGCCGAGGCCTACCGAGCGGTGTCGCTGCTGCTGCGCCGCCCGCCGGGCCGCGAGGCCTACCCCGGTGACGTCTTCTACCTGCACTCGCGCCTGCTGGAGCGCTGCGCCAAGCTCTCCGACGAGATGGGCGCGGGGTCGATGACCGGCCTGCCGATCATCGAGACCAAGGCGAGCGACGTCTCCGCCTACATCCCGACCAACGTCATCTCGATCACCGACGGCCAGGTGTTCCTGGAGACCGACCTGTTCAACCAGGGCCAGCGCCCGGCGATCAACGTCGGTATCTCCGTCTCCCGTGTGGGCGGTTCCGCCCAGACCAAGGCGATGAAGAACGTCACCGGTTCGCTGCGGCTGGGCCTGGCCCAGTACCGCGAGCTGCAGGCGTTCGCGGCCTTCGGCTCGGACCTGGACGCGGTCTCCAAGGCGCAGCTGGAGCGCGGTGAGCGGCTGATGGAGCTGCTCAAGCAGGGCCAGTACGCGCCGTTCCCCATGGAGAAGGAGGTCGTCTCCATCTGGGCGGGCACCACCGGCCAGATCGACGACGTGCCCACCGAGGACGTCAGCCGCTTCGAGGCGGACTTCCTGGACTACATCTCCCGCGAGCACTCCAAGGTCCTGGACAACATCCGCGAGAGCGGGAAGTTCGAGGAGGAGACCGAGCAGGCCCTCAAGGACGCCATCGCGGAGTTCAAGCTGACCTTCCAGACCTCGGCCGGCACCGTGCTGGGCTCCGAGGAGGAGACGGAGGCGCTTGCGGAGAGTGAAGTCGGCCAGGACACCATCAAGGTCGCAAAGAGCACCGGGAAGTAG
- the atpE gene encoding ATP synthase F0 subunit C, whose product MEITGSLATIGYGLAAIGPGIGVGIIFGMGVQAIARQPEARGVLTTQMIFGFAVVEALAILGFVLAIIQQ is encoded by the coding sequence ATGGAAATCACCGGTAGCCTCGCGACCATCGGTTACGGCCTCGCCGCCATCGGCCCCGGAATCGGCGTCGGCATCATCTTCGGTATGGGTGTGCAGGCCATCGCCCGCCAGCCCGAGGCGCGCGGCGTGCTGACGACGCAGATGATCTTCGGCTTCGCCGTCGTCGAGGCGCTGGCCATTCTCGGGTTCGTCCTCGCGATCATCCAGCAGTAG
- the atpF gene encoding F0F1 ATP synthase subunit B, which produces MNLAAEQESLLQIHWDEFTFGAIAFGLFALVVYRMWPRLTSALDERANQIEGGIERARKAEAEAEEIRQQYREKLDEAHREYARELEKAKEQRASIIAEAREEAQAEAQRVLDAAHAQIDADRQHAFAQLRNEIGTLSTDLAERIVGETLSESAAQNRVIDRFLEELEQGENASQAEVR; this is translated from the coding sequence ATGAACCTGGCAGCCGAGCAGGAAAGCCTCCTGCAGATCCACTGGGACGAGTTCACCTTCGGCGCGATCGCTTTCGGCCTGTTCGCCCTGGTCGTCTATCGCATGTGGCCGCGGCTGACGTCCGCCCTCGACGAGCGGGCCAACCAGATCGAGGGTGGCATCGAACGCGCCCGGAAGGCGGAGGCCGAGGCGGAGGAGATCCGCCAGCAGTACCGCGAGAAGCTCGACGAGGCGCACCGCGAGTACGCCCGCGAGCTGGAGAAGGCCAAGGAGCAGCGGGCCTCGATCATCGCCGAGGCGCGCGAGGAGGCCCAGGCCGAGGCGCAGCGGGTCCTCGACGCCGCGCACGCCCAGATCGACGCCGACCGCCAGCACGCATTCGCGCAGCTGCGCAACGAGATCGGCACCCTTTCCACCGATCTCGCCGAGCGCATCGTCGGTGAGACGCTCAGCGAAAGCGCCGCCCAGAACCGCGTCATCGACCGGTTCCTGGAGGAGCTGGAGCAGGGCGAGAACGCCTCCCAGGCCGAGGTGCGCTGA
- the atpB gene encoding F0F1 ATP synthase subunit A: MHSAASEEGCHIFNTQGCGFSPPGMGLFFPEPYLDFGIPGTAGITKYFVVLILALLLAAGFWYFTTRNAKVVPSRGQSLAEMFVEFVRNQITRNTMGKEGDKYLPLMVTLFLFIFSMNIMGLIPIPGLQLPVTTSLAIPVMLALFIYLLWNGVGIRRNGVGGHFKAHLVPGGVPKPLLILITPIEALSNFVIRPFTHALRLFAVMFAGHLLLAVFAAAGFYMFNPLTPMGWGLGAVSVGYSALALVGFLIFTVFELFIMAVQAYVFVLLSSVYIGQAMESEH; this comes from the coding sequence CTGCACAGTGCCGCGTCCGAAGAAGGCTGCCACATCTTCAACACACAGGGATGCGGCTTCTCACCTCCGGGCATGGGTCTGTTCTTCCCCGAGCCCTACCTGGACTTCGGCATCCCCGGTACCGCGGGCATCACCAAATACTTCGTAGTGCTGATCCTGGCGCTGCTGCTGGCGGCGGGATTCTGGTACTTCACCACGCGCAACGCCAAGGTCGTGCCCAGCCGCGGGCAGAGCCTGGCGGAGATGTTCGTGGAGTTCGTCCGGAACCAGATCACCCGCAACACCATGGGTAAAGAGGGCGACAAGTACCTGCCCCTGATGGTGACCCTGTTCCTGTTCATCTTCTCGATGAACATCATGGGCCTCATCCCGATCCCGGGCCTGCAGCTGCCGGTGACCACCAGCCTGGCGATCCCCGTCATGCTCGCGCTGTTCATCTACCTGCTGTGGAACGGCGTCGGCATCCGCCGCAACGGGGTCGGCGGGCACTTCAAGGCCCACCTGGTGCCCGGCGGCGTGCCCAAGCCGCTGCTGATCCTGATCACGCCGATCGAGGCGCTGTCCAACTTCGTCATCCGGCCGTTCACCCACGCGCTGCGGCTCTTCGCGGTGATGTTCGCCGGCCACCTGCTGCTGGCGGTCTTCGCCGCGGCCGGGTTCTACATGTTCAACCCCCTCACCCCCATGGGATGGGGCCTCGGTGCGGTCTCGGTGGGCTACAGCGCGCTGGCGCTCGTCGGGTTCCTGATCTTCACCGTCTTCGAGCTGTTCATCATGGCCGTCCAGGCTTACGTGTTCGTGCTGCTCTCCTCGGTCTACATCGGACAGGCGATGGAGAGCGAGCACTAG
- the prmC gene encoding peptide chain release factor N(5)-glutamine methyltransferase codes for MNFLLDEVARATLRLADAGVPSPRTDAEELAAFVHGVRRGELHEVADSDFDALYWECVARRAAREPLQHITGRAYFRYLELSVGPGVFVPRPETENVVGWAIDTLRAMDVADPLVADLGAGSGAIAISIAQEVPRSRVHAVEFDPGALAWAKRNIDASAHADRITVHQADMRSALAELEGRLDLVISNPPYVPTADSALIPPEVRNHDPGPALWAGADGLDAVRELEAVGRRLLRPGGAMAIEHGDGQGIDIPRLFPEGQGWRDVRNRKDLAHRDRFVVMRRAED; via the coding sequence ATGAACTTCCTGCTCGACGAGGTCGCCCGGGCCACGCTGCGGCTGGCCGACGCGGGCGTCCCCTCGCCCCGCACCGACGCCGAGGAGCTCGCGGCGTTCGTGCACGGCGTTCGTCGAGGTGAGTTGCACGAGGTCGCCGACTCCGACTTCGACGCGCTCTACTGGGAATGCGTCGCCCGCCGCGCCGCGCGCGAGCCGCTCCAGCACATCACCGGCCGGGCCTACTTCCGCTATCTGGAGCTGAGCGTGGGGCCCGGCGTCTTCGTGCCGCGGCCCGAGACCGAGAACGTGGTCGGCTGGGCGATCGACACCTTGCGTGCCATGGACGTAGCCGACCCCCTGGTGGCCGACCTGGGCGCCGGGTCGGGCGCCATCGCCATCTCCATCGCCCAGGAGGTGCCGCGTTCGCGGGTGCACGCCGTCGAGTTCGATCCCGGGGCCCTCGCCTGGGCCAAGCGCAACATCGACGCCAGCGCCCACGCCGACCGCATCACCGTGCACCAGGCCGACATGCGCTCGGCCCTGGCCGAGCTGGAAGGCCGGCTGGACCTGGTCATCTCCAACCCTCCCTACGTGCCCACCGCCGACTCCGCGCTGATCCCGCCGGAGGTCCGCAACCACGACCCCGGGCCCGCCCTGTGGGCGGGCGCCGACGGGCTCGACGCCGTCCGCGAGCTGGAGGCGGTGGGACGCCGCCTGCTGCGTCCGGGCGGGGCGATGGCCATCGAGCACGGAGACGGCCAGGGCATCGACATCCCCCGGCTCTTCCCCGAGGGGCAGGGGTGGCGCGACGTCCGCAACCGCAAGGACCTGGCGCACCGCGACCGGTTCGTCGTCATGCGCAGGGCCGAGGATTGA